From Oceanipulchritudo coccoides, the proteins below share one genomic window:
- a CDS encoding DUF5989 family protein — MWQLFKEFLLFLRQEKKWWLIPLVVILLLLAAVIVFTGGSVLAPLMYPFM, encoded by the coding sequence ATGTGGCAGTTATTTAAAGAATTTCTATTGTTCCTTCGCCAGGAGAAAAAATGGTGGCTGATCCCGCTTGTCGTTATTCTGCTTCTTCTGGCAGCGGTTATTGTTTTTACCGGTGGGTCCGTCCTCGCGCCGCTCATGTATCCCTTCATGTAA